The following coding sequences lie in one Arachis hypogaea cultivar Tifrunner chromosome 9, arahy.Tifrunner.gnm2.J5K5, whole genome shotgun sequence genomic window:
- the LOC112711542 gene encoding uncharacterized protein: MVAESWFRSLWKTQRKDGTSSEKSVIGVLAFEVASLMSKIVNLWQTLSDKQVARLREEITHSVGIKRLVSEDENFIVRLISLEMLETMSHVAESVARLGKKCSEPSLQRFENAFDEFITLGVDPLKWEFTSKKMEKKVKRMEKFISTNASLYQEMEMLNDLEQTLKRMKAYGESDGANVVDYQKKVAWKRVEVKNLKDDSLWNRTFDYTVELLARSLFTIFSRINLVFGVQEVIDARRTRNSINRNSGHSHDSQSVSELLQPSIHPSENNVARFASGPLGAFTLRSSPSVRTKVTSVFSSRPLGDSSLNSSLTQAKSRRSKLFSGPLGKSSKKPVADGGTNNSSRIWKIQGQSTTINGKETHSKHSRLTQVGPFKGCMAADSSSVTDCLLNLNDDSLRTPNGKDANSNQSLFSSLCRLKPPSESLGAASLALQYANIIVVIEKLAASPYMIGLDARDDLYNMLPRRIRDSLRTKLKPYSKGMKSAVYDASLADDWTEAITSILEWLAPLAHNMLRWQSERSYEQHSFVSRTNVLLVQTLYFANQEQTEAIITELLVGLNYVSRYVRDLNAKALADCGSSRVGNKYAQLNGQPIFS; the protein is encoded by the coding sequence ATGGTTGCTGAATCATGGTTTAGAAGTCTTTGGAAGACTCAACGGAAGGATGGTACTAGTTCTGAGAAGTCAGTGATTGGAGTATTAGCATTTGAAGTTGCAAGCTTGATGTCCAAGATTGTTAATTTGTGGCAGACCTTGAGTGATAAACAGGTTGCTAGGTTGAGAGAGGAGATCACACATTCGGTTGGTATAAAAAGACTTGTTTCAGAAGATGAGAACTTCATCGTACGTTTAATCAGCTTAGAGATGCTTGAGACTATGTCACATGTGGCTGAATCTGTTGCTAGGCTTGGGAAGAAATGCAGTGAACCGAGTTTGCAACGATTTGAAAATGCCTTCGATGAATTTATCACTCTCGGTGTTGATCCACTTAAATGGGAATTCACTAGCAAGAAAATGGAGAAAAAGGTCAAGAGGATGGAAAAGTTCATATCAACTAATGCAAGTTTGTATCAAGAGATGGAAATGCTTAATGATCTTGAGCAAACTCTTAAGAGAATGAAGGCATATGGCGAGTCTGATGGGGCAAATGTAGTTGACTATCAGAAGAAGGTTGCATGGAAGAGGGTAGAGGTGAAGAACTTAAAAGATGATTCACTTTGGAACAGGACATTTGATTACACTGTGGAGCTTTTGGCAAGATCCTTGTTCACAATATTCAGCAGAATCAACCTGGTATTTGGAGTTCAAGAGGTCATAGATGCTCGCAGAACCAGAAACTCAATTAACCGGAATTCTGGTCACAGTCATGACAGTCAATCAGTCTCTGAACTATTGCAACCATCGATCCACCCATCTGAGAATAATGTTGCTAGATTTGCTTCTGGACCCCTTGGCGCTTTTACTCTTAGATCAAGTCCAAGTGTTAGAACAAAAGTAACTAGTGTTTTTAGTTCCAGACCTCTCGGTGACTCGTCCTTAAATTCAAGCCTAACTCAAGCGAAGTCTAGACGTTCCAAGCTTTTCTCAGGCCCTCTCGGAAAAAGTTCAAAAAAACCTGTTGCGGATGGTGGAACAAATAATAGCAGCAGGATTTGGAAGATACAAGGTCAGTCAACCACTATAAATGGGAAGGAAACTCACTCGAAACACAGTCGACTGACTCAAGTAGGGCCTTTCAAAGGATGTATGGCTGCTGATAGTTCCTCTGTCACTGACTGCCTCTTGAACCTAAATGATGATTCTTTAAGAACACCGAATGGCAAAGATGCTAATTCAAATCAATCTCTCTTCAGTTCTCTGTGCAGGCTAAAGCCACCATCTGAATCCCTTGGTGCTGCTTCTTTGGCACTGCAGTATGCAAACATTATTGTCGTGATTGAAAAGCTAGCAGCTTCTCCATACATGATTGGTCTCGATGCAAGAGATGATCTGTACAACATGTTACCGAGACGCATCAGGGATTCTCTCAGGACCAAGCTAAAGCCTTATAGCAAGGGTATGAAGTCAGCTGTTTACGACGCAAGTCTAGCAGATGATTGGACCGAAGCAATAACAAGTATATTAGAATGGCTGGCACCATTGGCTCACAACATGCTGAGATGGCAATCTGAGAGAAGTTACGAGCAGCATAGCTTCGTTTCGCGGACGAATGTGCTGCTGGTGCAAACGCTTTACTTTGCAAATCAAGAACAAACAGAAGCAATAATCACCGAGCTTCTTGTCGGTCTGAATTATGTCTCGAGATACGTTAGGGATCTCAATGCGAAAGCTTTGGCAGACTGTGGCAGTAGTAGGGTAGGAAATAAATATGCTCAACTGAACGGACAACCAATTTTCAGTTAG